A window of the Brassica napus cultivar Da-Ae chromosome C5, Da-Ae, whole genome shotgun sequence genome harbors these coding sequences:
- the LOC106418374 gene encoding non-specific lipid transfer protein GPI-anchored 1, with protein MKDLHFHIFLVTMTVIASISAATPTAPAAGGALSDECNQDFQKVTLCLDFATGKAPTPSKKCCDAIEDIKEKDPKCLCYVIQQAKTGGQALKDLGVQEVKLIQLPTACQLHNASISNCPNLLGISPSSPDAAVFTSNATTITPEAPAGKSPATPATSSEKGGSASIRDGHAVVALAITLITVSFVSTLPMMALA; from the exons ATGAAGGATCTTCATTTCCACATCTTCCTAGTCACCATGACGGTCATTGCATCTATCTCCGCGGCAACACCGACGGCTCCTGCGGCCGGAGGAGCATTGTCGGACGAATGTAACCAAGATTTTCAAAAGGTGACTTTGTGTTTGGACTTCGCGACCGGGAAGGCACCAACTCCGTCTAAGAAGTGTTGTGACGCTATTGAAGATATAAAAGAGAAAGATCCAAAGTGTTTGTGTTACGTGATACAACAAGCCAAGACAGGAGGACAAGCTTTGAAGGATCTTGGTGTTCAAGAAGTCAAACTTATTCAACTTCCAACGGCTTGTCAGCTCCACAACGCTAGCATCTCCAATTGTCCAA ACCTTCTTGGGATTTCGCCGAGCTCACCAGACGCAGCCGTATTCACAAGCAATGCCACAACAATAACACCGGAGGCACCGGCAGGGAAGTCTCCGGCAACTCCAGCGACGTCTAGTGAGAAAGGAGGATCAGCTTCTATAAGAGATGGTCACGCCGTTGTGGCTCTAGCCATCACTTTGATTACCGTCTCCTTCGTCTCGACCTTGCCTATGATGGCTTTGGCTTAG